The following proteins come from a genomic window of Mustelus asterias chromosome 1, sMusAst1.hap1.1, whole genome shotgun sequence:
- the mab21l2 gene encoding protein mab-21-like 2 — protein MIAAQAKLVYQLNKYYNERCQARKAAIAKTIREVCKVVSDVLKEVEVQEPRFISSLSEIETRFEGLEVIAPTEFEVVLYLNQMGVFNFVDDGSLPGCAVLKLSDGRKRSMSLWVEFITASGYLSARKIRSRFQTLVAQAVDKCSYRDVVKMVADTSEVKLRIRERYVVQITPAFKCTGIWPRSAAQWPMPHIPWPGPNRVAEVKAEGFNLLSKECYSLTGKQSSAESDAWVLQFGEAENRLLMGGCRKKCLSVLKTLRDRHLELPGQPLNNYHMKTLLLYECEKHPRETDWDESCLGDRLNGILLQLISCLQCRRCPHYFLPNLDLFQGKPHSALESAAKQTWRLAREILTNAKSLDKL, from the coding sequence ATGATCGCGGCTCAAGCCAAGCTGGTCTACCAGCTGAACAAGTACTACAACGAGCGATGCCAGGCTAGGAAAGCCGCGATTGCGAAGACCATTCGCGAGGTGTGCAAAGTGGTCTCCGATGTCCTGAAAGAAGTAGAAGTCCAAGAACCTCGCTTCATCAGCTCCCTTAGCGAGATCGAAACGCGCTTCGAAGGGTTGGAAGTGATCGCTCCAACAGAATTTGAGGTGGTCCTCTACCTGAACCAAATGGGTGTCTTCAACTTCGTGGACGATGGCTCACTGCCCGGTTGCGCTGTGCTAAAACTAAGCGACGGGCGCAAGAGGAGCATGTCCCTTTGGGTCGAGTTTATTACAGCTTCGGGCTACCTGTCAGCCCGGAAGATCCGTTCCCGATTTCAGACGCTGGTGGCACAGGCCGTGGACAAATGCAGTTATCGAGATGTAGTGAAGATGGTTGCGGACACGAGCGAGGTAAAGCTAAGGATTAGGGAGCGTTATGTAGTGCAGATCACGCCAGCTTTCAAATGCACGGGCATCTGGCCCAGGAGTGCGGCTCAGTGGCCCATGCCACACATTCCCTGGCCCGGGCCGAACCGGGTGGCCGAAGTCAAAGCTGAAGGCTTCAATCTCCTGTCCAAAGAGTGTTACTCCCTGACAGGCAAGCAGAGCTCGGCAGAGAGCGACGCTTGGGTTTTACAGTTCGGAGAAGCTGAGAACAGGCTACTGATggggggctgcaggaaaaagtgcCTATCAGTTTTAAAGACTTTGCGCGATCGACACCTCGAGTTACCAGGGCAGCCCCTCAATAACTATCACATGAAGACACTACTACTCTACGAATGCGAGAAACATCCCAGAGAAACCGACTGGGACGAGTCATGCCTCGGGGACCGCCTCAACGGCATTCTGCTCCAGCTCATCTCCTGTCTCCAATGCCGGAGGTGTCCTCATTACTTTCTTCCAAACCTAGATCTTTTCCAAGGAAAGCCTCATTCCGCTCTGGAAAGTGCGGCTAAACAGACATGGCGATTGGCAAGAGAAATTCTTACCAACGCAAAAAGTCTCGATAAGCTATAG